One Streptomyces formicae genomic window, CCCCGCGGCCCTGGTCGACGCCGCGACCGACGCGGGCCTGCCGCTCATCGAGGTGCCACGGCGCACCCCGTTCCTCGCCATCAGCAAGGCCGTGTCCGCCGCCATCGCCGCCGAGCAGTACCGCGCGGTGACCGCGGGCTTCGCCGCCCAGCGCGAGCTGACCAAACAGGCGCTGAGCGACGGCCCCGAAGGACTGCTGCTCGCGCTCGCCGGACAGGTCGACGGCTGGGCCGCGCTGTACGACGCGTCGGGCGCCGTCGTCGCCACCGCGCCCGAGTGGGCCTCGCGCAGGGCGGCCCGGCTCACCGCCGACGTCGAGCGCCTCAGGGAGCGGCCCGCGCCCGCCAGCTCCGTCGTCGCGGGCGCCGAGGACCGCGTCGAGCTGCACTCGCTCGGCACCGGGCGCAGGCCGCGCGCCGCGCTCGCCGTCGGCACGGCCTCCACCCTCGGCACCGCCGAGCGGTACGCGGTGCACTCCGCCATCGCCCTGCTCACCCTCACCACCGAAAGGTCCAGCTCGCTGCACGCCGCCGAGCAGCGCATCGGCGCGGCCGTGCTGCGCATGCTGCTCGCGGGGGAGCCCGACCACGCGCGGACCGTCGCGGGCGACCTGTACGGCGGGCTGCTCGACGCGCCCTTCCGGCTCGTCGTCGCCGACGTCGCGTCCGCCTCGGCCGCGCGGGTGCGGGCCGGTGCCCAAGGCGCAACGGGCGCGGGCGCCGCGGGGGAGGGGGACGCGCGGGACGAGGGCGCGCGCCCCGTCGCCACGCCGTCCGCCGTCGTCCTCGCGGCCGCGGAGGCGCACGGCGCCGACCGGCTGGCCGCGCTCGTCGACGTCGTCGAGGCGGCGGCCGCCCGCGCGGGCGAGGCGCTGCTCGTCGTGCCGTACGGGGAGCGGCTCGTGCTGCTCGCGGTGGACGGCGGCGCCGGGGTGCGGGCCTGCGCCGAGTACGCGGCGGCCTTGGAAGCGGGCCGTGTCGGCGCGGCCGCGGAGCC contains:
- a CDS encoding PucR family transcriptional regulator — translated: MPPTLASLVHHSALKLTVRAGEERLDTPVRWAHASELADPVPYMEGGELLLITALKLDAEDPEAMRRYVKRLAGAGVVGLGFAVGVHYPDIPAALVDAATDAGLPLIEVPRRTPFLAISKAVSAAIAAEQYRAVTAGFAAQRELTKQALSDGPEGLLLALAGQVDGWAALYDASGAVVATAPEWASRRAARLTADVERLRERPAPASSVVAGAEDRVELHSLGTGRRPRAALAVGTASTLGTAERYAVHSAIALLTLTTERSSSLHAAEQRIGAAVLRMLLAGEPDHARTVAGDLYGGLLDAPFRLVVADVASASAARVRAGAQGATGAGAAGEGDARDEGARPVATPSAVVLAAAEAHGADRLAALVDVVEAAAARAGEALLVVPYGERLVLLAVDGGAGVRACAEYAAALEAGRVGAAAEPPATSGDEAELVMGLSAPAGPIAAATAYKQAEQALSVARRRGRALVEHEELAAGSVLPLLADDAVRAFADGLLRALHEHDATGRGDLVASLRAWLSRHGQWDAAAADLGVHRHTLRYRMRRVEEILGRSLDDPDVRMELWLSLKATSMGSD